The following coding sequences lie in one Caproicibacterium argilliputei genomic window:
- a CDS encoding Ger(x)C family spore germination protein encodes MKHRRGMAAVAGALLISMLFTGCWNGDELTEIIPVIGVGLDSAGNGLTKMTIQVGEAGESASKEDKDKSDSRFAVYENTGKNIFSMERDITHESSHKLFWGHNQCIILGKKQAQQGVKAQLDFFMRDHQPRLDVWMLVAEGTANEILKTKLEMSPLPGIDITQLLKNQGSNSESVHTDLLEFATKMQSETTCPVASIIRVDNSGEKPRLDISGLAIFKKDKLVAELGQRETRGFLWAVNRVQSGTVNVRTAKGTAALEIRESCGSLKPHIEEDGSVSLTISISAELGIREMAGFEQELPLLATTQIQEAAVQEIRDCVLSAFQKTQQYKTDIYGIGRLLDERQPREWKSIKKNWEALYPRMKPKVEINVNVQDRGAIIKLKG; translated from the coding sequence ATGAAACATCGGCGCGGTATGGCCGCAGTGGCGGGGGCGCTTCTCATCAGTATGCTGTTTACCGGCTGCTGGAATGGTGATGAACTGACGGAAATCATTCCGGTCATTGGCGTGGGGCTTGACAGTGCCGGCAACGGTTTGACTAAAATGACCATTCAGGTTGGTGAAGCGGGCGAATCCGCTTCTAAAGAGGATAAAGACAAAAGCGATTCCCGCTTTGCCGTCTATGAAAACACCGGAAAAAACATTTTTTCCATGGAGCGTGATATTACCCACGAAAGCAGCCACAAGCTTTTTTGGGGGCACAACCAGTGCATCATTCTGGGGAAAAAACAGGCACAGCAGGGCGTAAAGGCACAGCTGGACTTCTTTATGCGTGACCATCAGCCGCGTTTGGATGTTTGGATGCTGGTAGCGGAAGGCACAGCCAATGAAATTTTGAAAACAAAACTGGAAATGTCGCCGCTGCCCGGCATTGACATTACCCAGCTGCTGAAAAATCAGGGATCCAACTCCGAGTCGGTTCATACAGACTTGCTGGAGTTTGCAACCAAAATGCAGAGCGAAACTACCTGCCCGGTGGCAAGCATCATCCGTGTGGACAACAGCGGAGAAAAGCCCCGGCTGGACATTTCCGGTCTGGCCATTTTTAAAAAAGACAAGCTGGTTGCAGAACTGGGTCAGCGGGAGACACGCGGGTTTCTGTGGGCGGTAAATCGTGTGCAGAGTGGTACTGTGAATGTACGCACCGCCAAAGGTACGGCTGCTTTGGAAATTCGAGAGAGCTGCGGCAGCTTAAAGCCGCATATTGAAGAGGACGGCTCGGTTTCTCTGACCATTTCCATCAGTGCGGAGCTTGGCATCCGGGAGATGGCGGGCTTTGAGCAGGAACTGCCGCTTTTGGCAACCACACAGATTCAGGAAGCGGCGGTGCAGGAGATTCGGGATTGCGTGCTCTCTGCTTTTCAGAAAACACAGCAGTACAAAACGGATATTTATGGCATCGGCAGGCTGCTGGACGAGCGGCAGCCGCGTGAGTGGAAAAGCATCAAAAAGAATTGGGAAGCGCTTTATCCCCGCATGAAGCCAAAGGTGGAGATCAACGTCAATGTACAGGACAGAGGAGCAATTATCAAGTTGAAAGGCTGA
- a CDS encoding spore germination protein, whose product MLIQLLKKWVNFRKQQNGAQQEEEVPGANLPKNISRSLRKNMEMARTTLGDSNDVKIRQFAISSDNPVDAALVFIDGLISNDIITECIMKPLLLYGAQTKGNLIEEIKKRILCAGDVTESAETEKLLQSCLSGDTILLVDGCSRGLIISSKGWDKRSVTEPQTEAVSRGPREGFTENFRTNTSLLRRKIRNPALRMDSFTIGEKTGTLVCVAYIKGVAEPSLIAEIKRRLSEINVDGILESGYIEQYIEDHPFSVFQTIGKSEKPDVVAAKLLEGRAAIIVDGTPFVLTAPMLFTESFQMAEDYYVRTVYASTVRLLRFCSFLLAVFAPAFFIAITTFHQELLPTTLMFTISAAREGTPFPTVVEAILLLFAFEVLREAGLRLPRPVGQAVSIVGALVMGDAAVSAGLVGAPMVVTIAITAMAEFVTPDYQEAITLLRFVFIILSAVLGGYGILLGILVILVNLASMDSFGVPYFSGVAPARSQNMKDTFIRAPLWMMNRRPMEFARRDVTRQRSGRPPDDIGNAGQKGDKP is encoded by the coding sequence ATGCTGATACAACTTCTTAAAAAGTGGGTGAATTTTCGAAAACAGCAAAATGGTGCGCAGCAGGAGGAAGAGGTGCCCGGTGCAAACCTGCCGAAAAACATCAGCAGGTCGCTGCGCAAAAACATGGAGATGGCACGCACAACGCTTGGCGACAGCAACGATGTGAAAATCCGGCAGTTTGCTATCAGTTCGGACAATCCTGTAGATGCGGCTTTGGTGTTCATTGACGGACTCATCAGCAATGATATTATCACGGAATGTATCATGAAGCCACTGCTGCTGTACGGTGCGCAGACCAAAGGGAACCTGATTGAGGAAATCAAAAAGCGTATCCTCTGTGCGGGGGATGTGACCGAAAGCGCTGAAACTGAAAAGCTGCTGCAAAGCTGCCTGTCCGGTGACACCATCCTGCTGGTGGACGGCTGCAGCCGCGGGCTGATTATCAGCAGCAAGGGCTGGGACAAGCGCAGCGTGACGGAGCCGCAGACCGAGGCGGTTTCTCGCGGCCCGCGAGAGGGCTTTACAGAAAACTTCCGCACCAACACCTCGCTGCTGCGCAGAAAGATACGGAACCCTGCCTTGCGAATGGACAGCTTTACCATTGGCGAAAAGACAGGCACCCTGGTTTGTGTGGCGTATATCAAAGGTGTTGCGGAGCCTTCGCTGATTGCGGAGATTAAGCGCAGGCTTTCGGAAATCAATGTGGACGGCATTTTGGAGTCCGGCTACATTGAGCAGTATATCGAGGACCATCCGTTCAGCGTGTTCCAAACCATCGGGAAAAGCGAAAAGCCGGATGTGGTTGCGGCAAAGCTGCTGGAAGGCCGCGCTGCGATTATCGTGGACGGCACGCCCTTTGTGCTGACTGCGCCAATGCTGTTTACCGAAAGTTTTCAGATGGCAGAGGATTACTATGTGCGCACGGTTTATGCCAGTACTGTCCGTCTGCTGCGGTTCTGTTCCTTCCTGCTGGCGGTTTTTGCGCCTGCCTTTTTTATTGCCATTACCACCTTTCACCAGGAGCTGCTGCCCACCACCCTGATGTTCACCATTTCCGCAGCGCGAGAGGGCACACCGTTTCCCACGGTGGTCGAGGCGATTCTGCTGCTGTTTGCATTTGAAGTCCTGCGGGAGGCCGGACTCCGGCTGCCGCGGCCTGTTGGGCAGGCGGTCAGCATTGTGGGGGCACTGGTGATGGGGGATGCGGCGGTTTCGGCGGGTTTGGTCGGTGCGCCGATGGTGGTGACCATAGCCATTACGGCAATGGCGGAATTTGTCACACCGGATTATCAGGAGGCGATTACGCTTCTGCGGTTTGTTTTTATTATTCTTTCCGCGGTATTGGGCGGCTATGGAATCCTGCTGGGCATTCTGGTGATTCTGGTGAACCTCGCTTCCATGGATTCCTTTGGTGTGCCGTATTTTTCAGGTGTGGCGCCAGCGCGCAGCCAGAACATGAAAGACACCTTCATTCGCGCGCCACTGTGGATGATGAACAGGCGCCCCATGGAATTTGCGCGTCGGGATGTTACGCGGCAGCGCAGCGGCAGACCACCGGATGATATTGGAAATGCCGGGCAGAAAGGGGACAAACCATGA
- a CDS encoding ArnT family glycosyltransferase, whose amino-acid sequence MMVKQLLQKREKPRRPERSFWVLLGILAFSFFLNFWNIGQNGTGNEYYAACVKSMTQSWHNFFFVSFDPAGMVSVDKPPLGLWMQAISCKIFGYSGWAMLLPQAVAGTLSCLLIYLLTQKYFGKPAGLAAAFLFALTPAVVLVSRNSTMDMQLIFWLLLAVWFLMKSIDTGKWRWLLLCGALIGVGFNVKMLQAYLIVPAVVVTYLIFAKGKVWKRFAAGALAAVLMLGISFAWIAAVDLTPASQRPYVDSTSNNSALELVFGHNGVERLTGESGNFGGGKGSGKMPGNLPTQQSGQTQSGTNAAAAGTKQAAANAKATSSGTSSQSASASGSKQNTDGRGGQNMPGGGEMSKSGFGGTPGGGGMGGNSIGTASPLRLWNDSLYGQACWLLLFAIAACVLGLRRKQIREKDPAQRSLVFWGMWLLIAGGFFSFAGFFHAYYLCMLAPPIAVLSGIGLVQLYRFFQTFRKAEHPLLPAADAAAESAEAVPQQPEVAKRTRLSLDALRPWLLGAALLANILISFVYVLGYSSVSSWLAPLILVPCAAGLALLTAYLRSAKQVLLKVSAVFLAVSLLAGSTYWAWTPVQSAPNATIPTAGPTSTRQNGMGGQMPTGQMPNFNQQGGTSSGTSSGSTNNGNGQMPNFNQQGGTSSGTSSGSTNNGNGQMPNFNQQGGTSSGTSSGSTNNGNGQMPNFNQQGGAGGGKTKDTGLETYLKAHYKKGSFLLTACNSSSVAQLIIDTGLPCYAYGGFLGSDNSLTVSRLKELVAEGKITYFLVSEQGGPNSSSSDLITYVEQHATKVDSSAYSNSGNSGSSFGGRTGGTLYLFSN is encoded by the coding sequence ATGATGGTTAAACAACTTTTACAGAAAAGGGAAAAACCGCGAAGACCGGAACGCTCGTTTTGGGTTCTGCTGGGCATTCTGGCCTTCTCATTTTTTCTGAACTTTTGGAATATCGGACAAAACGGAACCGGAAACGAGTACTATGCCGCCTGTGTCAAAAGCATGACGCAGAGCTGGCATAATTTTTTCTTTGTCAGCTTTGACCCTGCGGGGATGGTTAGCGTGGACAAACCGCCGCTGGGACTTTGGATGCAGGCGATCTCCTGCAAAATTTTTGGGTACAGCGGCTGGGCGATGCTGCTGCCGCAGGCGGTTGCAGGCACGCTTTCGTGCCTGCTGATTTACCTGCTGACACAGAAATATTTCGGCAAGCCCGCCGGGCTTGCCGCCGCTTTTCTTTTTGCGCTGACACCGGCGGTTGTGCTGGTTTCGCGTAACAGCACCATGGATATGCAGCTGATTTTCTGGCTGCTGCTGGCGGTTTGGTTCCTGATGAAGTCCATTGATACGGGCAAGTGGCGGTGGCTTTTGCTGTGCGGAGCTTTGATTGGCGTTGGGTTTAACGTCAAAATGCTGCAGGCCTATTTGATTGTGCCGGCGGTTGTTGTGACTTACCTGATTTTTGCAAAGGGAAAGGTCTGGAAGCGCTTTGCTGCCGGTGCGCTGGCGGCAGTGCTGATGCTCGGTATTTCCTTTGCCTGGATTGCGGCGGTAGACCTGACCCCTGCGTCACAGCGCCCGTATGTGGACAGCACCAGCAACAACTCTGCGCTGGAGCTGGTTTTTGGTCACAATGGAGTGGAACGCCTGACCGGCGAAAGCGGAAACTTTGGCGGCGGCAAAGGCTCCGGAAAAATGCCCGGCAATTTGCCGACGCAGCAAAGCGGGCAGACACAGTCCGGAACCAATGCAGCTGCCGCGGGCACGAAGCAGGCTGCGGCAAATGCGAAAGCAACGTCTTCCGGAACCTCTTCCCAGTCTGCTTCTGCTTCGGGCAGCAAGCAGAACACGGATGGTCGCGGCGGGCAGAATATGCCGGGCGGCGGCGAAATGTCCAAGAGCGGCTTTGGCGGAACGCCGGGCGGCGGTGGCATGGGCGGAAATTCCATCGGCACGGCGTCGCCGCTGCGTCTTTGGAACGATTCCCTGTACGGACAGGCGTGCTGGCTGCTGCTCTTTGCAATTGCTGCCTGTGTGCTCGGTTTGCGCAGAAAGCAGATTCGGGAGAAAGACCCGGCGCAGCGCAGCCTGGTATTTTGGGGAATGTGGCTGCTGATTGCCGGCGGATTCTTCAGCTTTGCGGGCTTCTTCCATGCGTACTATTTGTGCATGCTTGCGCCGCCGATTGCCGTTTTGTCCGGCATTGGTCTGGTGCAGCTGTACCGCTTCTTTCAAACATTCCGAAAAGCGGAACATCCGCTGCTTCCTGCGGCGGATGCGGCGGCAGAGTCTGCCGAAGCAGTTCCGCAGCAGCCTGAAGTGGCAAAGCGGACGCGGCTGTCGCTGGATGCTCTGCGCCCGTGGCTGCTGGGCGCGGCACTTCTGGCAAATATTCTGATTTCGTTTGTTTATGTTTTGGGGTATTCTTCTGTATCCAGCTGGCTGGCACCGCTGATTCTGGTGCCCTGTGCGGCGGGTCTTGCGCTGCTTACCGCGTATCTGCGCTCCGCAAAGCAGGTCCTGCTGAAAGTTTCCGCGGTGTTTCTGGCAGTTTCTCTGCTGGCCGGTTCCACTTACTGGGCATGGACTCCGGTGCAGTCAGCACCGAATGCAACGATTCCCACTGCCGGGCCGACCTCTACGCGGCAGAACGGCATGGGCGGTCAAATGCCGACCGGGCAGATGCCGAACTTCAACCAGCAGGGTGGCACGAGCAGCGGCACGTCTTCCGGCAGCACGAACAACGGAAACGGGCAGATGCCGAACTTTAATCAGCAGGGTGGCACGAGCAGCGGCACGTCTTCCGGCAGCACGAACAACGGAAACGGGCAGATGCCGAACTTTAACCAGCAGGGGGGCACGAGCAGCGGCACGTCTTCCGGCAGCACGAACAACGGAAACGGGCAGATGCCGAACTTCAACCAACAGGGCGGTGCCGGTGGCGGAAAAACCAAAGACACTGGTCTGGAAACCTACCTGAAGGCACATTACAAGAAAGGCAGCTTCCTGCTGACCGCGTGCAATTCCAGCAGTGTTGCGCAGTTGATTATTGATACCGGTCTGCCGTGCTATGCTTACGGCGGCTTCCTGGGCAGTGACAACTCCCTGACGGTCAGCCGGCTCAAAGAACTGGTTGCAGAGGGTAAAATCACTTACTTCCTCGTTTCGGAGCAAGGCGGCCCCAATTCCAGCAGCAGTGATTTAATCACCTATGTGGAACAGCACGCAACTAAGGTCGATTCCAGTGCTTACAGCAACTCCGGCAACTCCGGCAGCAGCTTTGGCGGACGTACAGGTGGTACGCTGTATTTGTTCTCCAACTAA
- the sigG gene encoding RNA polymerase sporulation sigma factor SigG: MQNNKVEICGVNTSKLKVLTEKEKMELLHKMKNGDKTARDELIRGNLRLVLSVIQRFTNRGENLDDLFQVGCIGLMKAIDHFDVGQGVKFSTYGVPMIIGEIRRYLRDNNSIRVSRSLRDTAYKAMKAKEAFIGEHDREPSMDELAKILELDRADVVMALESIVDPVSLYEPVFSDGGDTIYVMDQVGDNNDDNNWLDEIILKQAIRDLSDREKHILSLRFFQGKTQMEVAGEIGISQAQVSRLEKAALQKIKKDL; encoded by the coding sequence ATGCAGAATAATAAGGTGGAAATTTGCGGGGTAAACACCTCCAAGCTAAAAGTACTGACCGAAAAGGAGAAAATGGAGCTGCTCCATAAAATGAAAAACGGAGACAAAACGGCGCGGGATGAGCTGATTCGCGGCAACCTGCGTCTGGTGCTCAGTGTGATTCAGCGGTTTACCAACCGTGGGGAAAACCTTGACGATTTGTTTCAGGTGGGGTGTATCGGCCTGATGAAAGCCATCGACCACTTCGACGTGGGGCAGGGTGTCAAGTTCAGTACGTATGGGGTTCCTATGATTATTGGGGAAATCCGGCGCTATTTGCGGGATAATAACTCCATAAGAGTATCTCGTTCCCTGCGTGACACGGCATATAAAGCCATGAAAGCCAAGGAAGCATTTATCGGCGAGCATGACCGCGAACCCAGCATGGACGAACTGGCAAAGATTCTGGAGCTTGACCGCGCCGATGTGGTCATGGCACTGGAGTCGATTGTAGATCCGGTTTCACTTTATGAGCCGGTTTTTTCGGACGGCGGGGATACCATTTATGTGATGGATCAAGTCGGTGACAACAACGATGACAACAACTGGCTGGATGAAATTATTCTCAAGCAGGCAATCCGAGACCTTTCGGATCGGGAAAAGCACATTTTGTCCCTGCGCTTCTTTCAGGGCAAAACACAGATGGAGGTCGCCGGAGAAATTGGCATCAGTCAGGCGCAGGTTTCCCGGTTGGAAAAAGCTGCCCTGCAGAAGATTAAAAAGGATTTGTGA
- a CDS encoding DUF6056 family protein produces MLQKKKRYLFYLPFVAALFLFLLLYSYSFPQGDDFTFVARGRTLPNIWHYYLYYYSVAGSRMANFFAQLLLLSDLSVWKVLTPLVTQGIALLLFYWTTGRLAPREGRSRQDFALACVCAFFPGLIPLGNHLFADTFLWMDGSCNYLYPLLFLLIGLLPFWNALCSHPPVHHLRWACPVFFVLAGLMHEQSAVAIFVFCVGSLFFLHKRGRLPRNLAVLTAVSAAILLFTFTCPGAYRRLMLTGQGHHGSPAKLLLHNLAVYFVPFSGDYWLVTTALGLCGLYVLHRFAAMRFPHAACAVLGFGTVLAPLSRILSLPTLQQNLSPISVKTVMLLLYWILFFGWLFAVLFRAAQANPRLCHLPVLYAAAWGSQAIPTVLGGSGRPALPLVILSMLLVLCVMQEVPWGSLLPAQLCTAAVAVLALLNTLAPVSANYASYQNILRQVSAAKAGKATVVVFDQKKFNMHYCYFHSFISAYDYDIRSYYQLSRKIQITYRN; encoded by the coding sequence ATGCTGCAAAAGAAAAAAAGGTATTTGTTTTATCTGCCGTTTGTAGCAGCGCTGTTTCTGTTTCTGCTGCTTTATTCTTATTCTTTTCCGCAGGGGGATGACTTTACCTTTGTTGCCCGCGGACGTACGCTTCCAAACATCTGGCACTATTATCTGTACTATTACAGCGTGGCAGGCTCCCGCATGGCCAATTTCTTTGCACAGCTGCTGCTGCTTTCCGATTTATCCGTCTGGAAAGTGCTGACACCGCTTGTTACACAGGGCATTGCGCTGCTGCTGTTTTACTGGACAACCGGACGCCTGGCGCCGCGCGAAGGTCGGTCCCGGCAGGACTTTGCGCTGGCGTGTGTCTGCGCGTTCTTTCCGGGGCTGATTCCGCTGGGAAACCACCTGTTTGCAGACACCTTTCTGTGGATGGACGGTTCGTGCAACTACCTGTACCCGCTGCTGTTCCTGTTGATTGGCCTGCTGCCGTTTTGGAACGCACTGTGCAGCCACCCGCCGGTGCACCATCTGCGCTGGGCGTGCCCCGTGTTTTTTGTTTTGGCGGGACTGATGCACGAACAGAGCGCCGTCGCCATTTTCGTATTTTGCGTGGGCAGCCTATTTTTTCTGCACAAAAGGGGCAGGCTGCCGCGCAATCTGGCAGTACTGACCGCTGTCAGCGCGGCCATCTTGCTGTTTACCTTCACCTGTCCGGGCGCTTACCGGCGGCTGATGCTGACCGGGCAGGGGCATCACGGCAGCCCCGCAAAGCTGCTGCTGCACAATCTGGCGGTTTATTTCGTTCCGTTCAGTGGGGACTACTGGCTGGTCACCACAGCGCTGGGGCTGTGCGGGCTTTATGTGCTGCACCGCTTTGCAGCCATGCGCTTTCCGCATGCGGCCTGCGCGGTGCTGGGATTTGGCACTGTACTGGCGCCGCTGTCGCGAATTCTGTCACTGCCCACCCTGCAGCAGAATCTTTCCCCCATCAGTGTCAAAACCGTGATGCTGCTGCTTTACTGGATTCTATTTTTCGGCTGGCTCTTCGCGGTTCTGTTCCGGGCAGCACAGGCAAACCCGCGGCTGTGCCACTTGCCGGTACTTTACGCGGCGGCATGGGGCTCGCAGGCAATTCCGACGGTTCTGGGCGGCTCGGGTCGTCCGGCGCTACCGCTGGTGATTCTTTCAATGCTGCTGGTTCTCTGCGTCATGCAGGAAGTCCCGTGGGGCAGTCTGCTTCCGGCGCAGCTGTGCACCGCCGCTGTAGCTGTGCTGGCGCTGCTCAATACCTTGGCTCCGGTGTCGGCAAATTACGCTTCCTACCAAAATATTCTGCGGCAGGTTTCTGCGGCAAAAGCAGGCAAAGCCACCGTCGTCGTTTTTGACCAGAAAAAATTCAATATGCATTACTGCTATTTTCACTCGTTCATTTCGGCTTATGACTACGATATCCGCAGTTACTATCAGCTGAGCAGGAAAATACAGATTACGTACAGAAACTGA
- a CDS encoding CCA tRNA nucleotidyltransferase: MDNNIPDYVEEVLRRLHAAGWQACPVGGCVRDTLLGKKPQDWDIAAASEPQQTEQAVADLPCLETGIRHGTVTVLSGGRPVEVTTFRIDGSYSDNRRPDRVTFTRSLPEDLRRRDFTVNAMAWDDGKLIDLFGGRADLAAKQIRCVGEPEVRFAEDGLRILRALRFASVLDFQIESETAAAVHRQRSLLQNIAAERVGAELAKLLCGAGAARILADFRDVIFTVIPELAAEESCSQHSPYHHFDVWGHTVSAVAAAPPQLLPRLTMLLHDIGKPLCRTTDESGTDHFYRHAEVGAPLARRVLRRLRFSTALCQTVEAGVQRHMLFLEPDEHVLSRRLRQFGPEFCFFLLNLQRADTKAQSAAVQSRLPVLDRSEQMLHSLLQRQACFSRKQLAVRGGDLTALGLHGPAVGKALESLLDAVIDGRCPNEKAALLAYWKQQCSKT; the protein is encoded by the coding sequence GTGGATAACAATATTCCGGATTATGTGGAGGAGGTTCTTCGGCGTCTGCACGCTGCCGGCTGGCAGGCCTGTCCGGTCGGCGGCTGCGTGCGCGACACGCTGCTGGGAAAGAAACCGCAGGACTGGGACATCGCCGCCGCCAGCGAGCCACAGCAAACTGAGCAGGCGGTTGCGGATCTGCCCTGTCTGGAAACCGGCATCCGCCACGGCACCGTCACTGTGCTGTCCGGCGGCCGCCCGGTAGAGGTCACGACTTTCCGAATTGACGGCAGCTACAGTGACAACCGCCGCCCCGACCGCGTCACCTTTACGCGCAGTTTACCAGAGGATTTGCGCCGCCGCGACTTTACCGTTAACGCCATGGCATGGGACGACGGCAAGCTGATTGACCTGTTTGGCGGCAGGGCAGACCTTGCCGCCAAACAAATCCGCTGTGTCGGTGAGCCGGAGGTACGCTTTGCAGAGGACGGTCTGCGCATCCTGCGCGCGTTACGCTTCGCAAGTGTGCTGGACTTTCAGATAGAATCCGAAACGGCAGCGGCCGTGCACCGGCAGCGTTCGCTGCTTCAAAACATCGCGGCAGAGCGCGTCGGCGCAGAACTGGCGAAGCTGCTGTGCGGTGCGGGAGCCGCGCGGATTCTTGCGGACTTTCGCGATGTGATTTTCACGGTCATTCCGGAGCTTGCCGCAGAGGAAAGCTGCTCGCAGCACAGCCCCTACCACCATTTTGATGTGTGGGGTCACACCGTAAGTGCCGTGGCGGCAGCACCGCCGCAGCTGCTGCCACGCCTGACGATGCTCCTGCACGACATTGGCAAGCCGCTGTGCCGCACAACGGATGAAAGCGGAACAGATCATTTTTACCGGCACGCGGAAGTCGGTGCACCGCTTGCACGCCGCGTGCTGCGGCGGCTGCGGTTTTCCACCGCCCTCTGCCAGACTGTGGAAGCAGGCGTACAGCGGCATATGCTGTTTCTGGAGCCGGACGAACACGTTTTAAGCCGTCGCCTGCGGCAGTTCGGCCCGGAGTTCTGCTTCTTTCTGCTGAATCTGCAGCGTGCGGACACCAAGGCGCAGTCTGCCGCCGTGCAAAGTCGGCTGCCGGTACTGGACCGCTCGGAGCAAATGCTGCACAGCCTGCTGCAGCGACAGGCGTGCTTCTCACGCAAACAGCTCGCAGTCCGCGGCGGCGACCTGACGGCACTGGGGCTGCACGGGCCGGCAGTTGGCAAAGCACTGGAGTCGCTTTTGGACGCTGTCATAGACGGGCGCTGCCCCAATGAAAAAGCTGCGCTGCTGGCATACTGGAAGCAGCAGTGCTCCAAAACTTAA
- a CDS encoding C39 family peptidase: MLEAKILPEADLQPPKPILHRSRRCSAGERAARIRVKALSLLLVGAVACGSLGLVNASALPQTTATLKSADKVPVAMQLRLPFCSKQKLLPNGSEAVSTLMLLHYWGIPADLDRVVSALETAPLQKQGAGLTGPDPENAFAGNPRKKGSAGCFAPPLVRLFTKFLPPLLRAKDATGTSLEQLSKENIAAGEPVLIWATASMCAPAETIHWTLPDQSSFDWPVNTVCMVLVGYDDSAYWLEDPSRESGPTRWDKQLVKKRYEALGSHCLVVSKAP, translated from the coding sequence ATGCTGGAAGCAAAAATCCTGCCCGAAGCTGACCTGCAGCCGCCGAAGCCCATCCTTCACCGCAGCCGCCGCTGCTCCGCAGGGGAGCGCGCCGCGCGCATCCGCGTCAAAGCACTCAGTCTGCTGCTGGTCGGTGCCGTTGCCTGCGGCTCTCTGGGGCTGGTCAATGCCAGTGCGCTGCCACAGACCACCGCGACACTGAAAAGCGCGGACAAAGTGCCGGTTGCCATGCAGCTGCGCCTGCCGTTCTGCAGCAAACAGAAGCTGCTGCCAAACGGCAGCGAGGCGGTCAGCACCCTGATGCTGCTGCATTACTGGGGCATTCCCGCAGATTTAGACCGTGTGGTGTCCGCTTTGGAAACCGCACCCCTGCAGAAACAGGGTGCCGGTCTGACCGGCCCCGACCCCGAAAATGCCTTTGCGGGCAATCCACGAAAGAAGGGCAGTGCAGGCTGCTTTGCCCCGCCGCTGGTACGGCTTTTCACCAAGTTTCTGCCACCGCTTTTGCGTGCGAAGGACGCCACCGGCACTTCTCTGGAGCAGCTTTCCAAAGAGAACATTGCAGCCGGCGAGCCGGTGCTCATCTGGGCAACTGCCTCCATGTGCGCACCCGCAGAAACCATTCACTGGACCCTGCCGGATCAAAGTTCCTTTGACTGGCCCGTCAACACGGTGTGCATGGTGCTGGTCGGCTACGACGACTCCGCCTACTGGCTGGAAGACCCCAGCCGCGAAAGCGGCCCCACCCGCTGGGACAAGCAGTTGGTCAAAAAGCGGTACGAAGCGCTTGGCAGCCACTGTCTGGTGGTTTCCAAGGCGCCGTAA
- a CDS encoding YlmC/YmxH family sporulation protein, with protein sequence MHSRVYDMHRKEVINIRDGTRIGNVGDIEIDTITASVLSLVIYGRLRFFGLLGREDDRIIPWSDIRVIGEDIILVDTQHIPQDNRRWLSRATDVPPTPEHTPPARETGPKK encoded by the coding sequence ATGCACAGCAGGGTTTACGATATGCACCGCAAGGAGGTCATCAATATCCGCGACGGCACCCGTATTGGCAACGTCGGGGATATTGAAATCGACACGATTACCGCATCGGTTTTGTCCCTGGTGATTTACGGCCGCCTGCGCTTTTTTGGGCTGCTCGGGCGCGAGGATGACCGCATCATCCCCTGGTCCGACATCCGCGTGATTGGGGAGGACATCATTCTGGTGGACACGCAGCACATACCACAGGACAACCGCCGGTGGCTTTCCCGCGCCACAGATGTGCCGCCGACGCCGGAGCACACACCGCCGGCACGGGAAACTGGCCCTAAAAAGTAA